A stretch of the Panicum virgatum strain AP13 chromosome 9N, P.virgatum_v5, whole genome shotgun sequence genome encodes the following:
- the LOC120687441 gene encoding uncharacterized protein At4g14100-like: MTPLLPVAFLLLLCLPEASLAAGDPTPTPWPPQFHAKLVMDYHGNLSVADLWYDWPGGRNLHVIRYQLAADAPYYDNEWNNGTSFFYTPSRRACRSVAVGVGILRPDWLQPGAVYLGRQDAGGFDCHVWAKADFITYYEDVKTKRPVKWVFYTGRIDYVMSFEVGAVLEDAAWQAPEYCFTKDAGIAETAGGHHDDSFIPRSAL, encoded by the exons ATGACGCCTCTCCTCCccgtcgccttcctcctcctcctctgcctcccGGAGGCCTCACTCGCCGCAGGGGACCCGACCCCGACCCCCTGGCCTCCGCAGTTCCACGCGAAGCTGGTCATGGACTACCACGGCAACCTGTCCGTCGCCGACCTCTGGTACGACTGGCCGGGTGGCCGCAACCTGCACGTCATCCGCTAccagctcgccgccgacgcgcccTACTACGACAACGAGTGGAACAACGGCACCTCCTTCTTCTACACCCCGTCGCGCCGCGCATGCCGCTCCGTCGCCGTCGGGGTCGGCATCCTCCGCCCCGACTGGCTCCAGCCCGGCGCGGTCTACCTCGGCCGGCAAGACGCCGGCGGCTTCGACTGCCACGTCTGGGCCAAGGCCGACTTCATCACTTACTACGAGGACGTCAAGACCAAGCGGCCCGTCAAGTGGGTCTTCTACACAG GTAGGATCGACTATGTGATGAGCTTTGAGGTGGGAGCGGTGCTGGAGGATGCGGCGTGGCAGGCGCCCGAGTACTGCTTCACCAAGGACGCTGGAATTGCCGAGACCGCCGGTGGGCACCATGATGACAGTTTCATCCCCAGGAGTGCGTTGTGA
- the LOC120687431 gene encoding ankyrin repeat and SAM domain-containing protein 6-like — protein sequence MADLCPPEPTTNGAAVSVVAALPAANAAAAVAAEADAAAGGAQAPAAPYSKRRRRPSVRLGDIDAPPPRRNHKSSSSHPRPPRRAHPDDSAADPHHRRGPKPPAQRRPRTAWIPAAPSGAEGYDDKEERYYDDEDQSDSAAARARVSGSRDASGDESDGVADWGLPNGRLPSAMGYSGVNAWLHGLGLSRYAPVFEIHEVDDEVLPMLTLEDLKDMGIGAVGSRRKMYAAIQKLRSDTGS from the coding sequence ATGGCCGATCTCTGCCCGCCGGAGCCCACCACCAACGGCGCTGCCGTCAGCGTCGTCGCCGCGCTACCGGCCGCGAACGCGGCGGCCGCCGTAGCAGCCGAGGCAGACGCCGCAGCCGGAGGGGCGCAGGCGCCCGCGGCCCCCTActccaagcgccgccgccgccccagcgtCCGCCTCGGCGACATCGACGCCCCGCCCCCGCGGCGGAACCACAAGTCCTCCTCGTCccacccgcgcccgccgcgccgcgcgcacccGGACGACAGCGCCGCCGACCCGCACCACCGCCGGGGGCCCAAGCcgcccgcccagcgccgcccgcgcaccgCCTGGATTCCCGCCGCGCCCTCGGGCGCCGAGGGATACGACGACAAGGAGGAGCGCTACTACGACGACGAGGACCAGTCCgactccgccgccgcgagggCTAGGGTTTCCGGCAGCCGCGACGCCAGCGGCGACGAGTCCGACGGCGTGGCGGACTGGGGCCTCCCGAACGGCAGGCTCCCCTCCGCCATGGGATACAGCGGCGTCAATGCCTGGCTCCACGGGTTGGGGCTCTCGCGGTACGCTCCGGTGTTTGAGATCCATGAGGTGGACGATGAGGTCCTCCCTATGCTAACGCTGGAGGACCTCAAGGACATGGGCATTGGGGCTGTTGGCTCCAGGAGGAAGATGTATGCCGCCATCCAGAAGCTCCGGAGCGACACCGGCTCCTGA
- the LOC120693107 gene encoding 4-hydroxyphenylacetaldehyde oxime monooxygenase-like: MRRRCASTRQCRCCCQGRPCGTSASAATTCRPGRGSWGTRGPSAGTPRAGGGADAEEFDPGRFERKEDDGVGFGGTHFELLPFGAGRRMCPGMALGVATVEFTLANLLYCFDWELPEGVRPEDVSMEEAGGLTVHKRTPLLLVPTRYYKSAVPAAA; this comes from the exons ATGCG GAGACGCTGCGCCTCCACCCGGcagtgccgctgctgctgccaagGGAGACCCTGCGGCACGTCGGCATCTGCGGCTACGACGTGCCGGCCAGGACGAGGGTCCTGGGGAACGCGTGGGCCATCGGCAGGGACCCCGCGAGCTGGGGGgggcgccgacgccgaggagttCGACCCGGGCAGGTTCGAGAGGAAGGAGGACGACGGCGTGGGCTTCGGCGGCACGCACTTCGAGCTGCTGCCCTTCGGCGCCGGCCGCAGGATGTGCCCCGGGATGGCCCTGGGAGTTGCTACGGTGGAGTTCACGCTGGCCAACCTGCTCTACTGCTTCGACTGGGAGCTCCCGGAGGGGGTGAGGCCCGAGGACGTGAGCATGGAGGAGGCCGGAGGGCTCACGGTCCACAAGAGGACGCCGCTCCTGCTCGTGCCCACAAGATACTACAAGAGTGCCGTGCCGGCCGCTGCTTAG
- the LOC120687379 gene encoding aspartokinase 1, chloroplastic-like, which yields MAVALRLPGVARGSPAALAIRAAAKPGREQDSVRAGARPAAQCWRRRGLVVRCQTAAAAVLNNEEATAAAAQKPHTGFTVVMKFGGSSLASADRMREVADLILSFPEETPVIVLSAMGKTTNNLLLAGEKAVSCGAPKASEIPELAVIKDLHLRTIDELGLDTSVVSGLLDELEQLLKGVAMMKELTHRTRDYLVSFGECMSTRIFAAYLNKLGKKARQYDAFDIGFITTDDFTNADILEVTYPAVAKRLNGDWMDDPAIPIVTGFLGKGCKSCAVTTLGRGGSDLTATTIGKALGLREVQVWKDVDGVLTCDPNIYANAIPVPYLTFDEAAELAYFGAQVLHPQSMRPARDGDMPVRVKNSYNRRAPGTVITKDRDMSKSILTSIVLKSNVTMLDIVSTRMLGQYGFLAKVFSIFEDLGISVDCVATSEVSISLTLDPSKLWSRELIQQELDHVVEELEKFAVVHLLQRRSIISLIGNVQRSSLILEKAFSVLRRNGVNVQMISQGASKVNISLVVNDSEAKQCVQALHSAFFENGFMSEVEGADVPQNGAPLNSNGAIYGN from the exons ATGGCGGTGGCGCTGCGGCTCCCTGGGGTCGCGCGGGGGTCTCCGGCCGCGCtcgccatccgcgccgccgccaagcccgGGAGGGAGCAGGACTCGGTCCGCGCaggtgccaggccggctgcCCAATGCTGGAGACGGAGGGGGCTGGTGGTGCGGTGCCagacggccgcggcggctgTTCTGAACAATgaggaggccacggcggcggcggcgcagaagccTCACACGGGCTTCACCGTCGTCATGAAGTTCGGCGGCTCCTCGCTCGCGTCGGCCGACCGGATGAGGGAGGTGGCCGACCTCATCCTCAGCTTCCCCGAGGAGACGCCCGTCATTGTCCTCTCCGCCATGGGGAAAACCACGAATAACCTCCTGCTG GCCGGGGAGAAGGCGGTCAGCTGCGGCGCCCCGAAGGCGTCCGAAATTCCCGAGCTCGCGGTCATCAAGGACCTGCATCTCAG GACGATTGATGAGCTTGGATTAGATACGTCGGTTGTTTCAG GCTTATTGGATGAATTGGAGCAGCTTCTTAAAGGAGTTGCTATGATGAAAGAGCTGACTCATAGGACAAGAGATTACCTTGTTTCCTTCGGTGAATGCATGTCTACAAGAATATTTGCTGCATATTTAAATAAACTTGGGAAAAAGGCACGGCAG TATGATGCATTTGATATTGGCTTTATAACCACTGATGATTTCACCAATGCGGATATTCTTGAAGTCACTTATCCTGCTGTGGCAAAGAGGCTAAATGGAGATTGGATGGATGACCCTGCCATTCCCATAGTCACTGGTTTTCTTGGGAAG GGATGTAAATCATGTGCTGTCACCACATTAGGCAGGGGTGGTAGTGACTTGACTGCTACAACTATTGGCAAAGCTTTGGGATTAAGAGAAGTCCAG GTTTGGAAGGATGTAGATGGTGTGCTGACATGTGATCCTAATATTTATGCAAATGCGATACCCGTCCCCTACTTGACTTTTGATGAGGCTGCTGAACTTGCCTACTTTGGTGCACAG GTTTTGCATCCTCAATCAATGCGGCCTGCTAGGGATGGTGATATGCCAGTTAGAGTTAAGAACTCGTACAATCGTCGTGCGCCTGGTACAGTCATCACTAAAGACAGAGATATGAGCAAG AGTATATTAACCAGCATCGTGTTGAAATCAAATGTTACCATGCTTGATATAGTGAGCACGCGGATGCTTGGCCAGTATGGTTTTCTAGCAAAG GTCTTCTCAATATTTGAAGATTTGGGCATCTCTGTTGATTGTGTTGCTACTAGTGAAGTCAGCATATCATTGACACTAGACCCGTCAAAACTATGGAGTCGTGAATTGATCCAGCAG GAACTTGATCATGTTGTTGAAGAGCTTGAAAAATTTGCAGTTGTTCATCTGCTCCAGCGTAGATCAATCATCTCCCTGATTGGGAATGTACAGAGATCATCATTGATTCTTGAAAAG GCATTCAGTGTTCTGCGAAGAAATGGTGTTAACGTGCAGATGATCTCACAAGGGGCATCCAAG GTGAACATTTCCTTGGTAGTCAATGACAGTGAGGCAAAGCAGTGTGTGCAAGCCCTCCATTCGGCATTCTTTGAGAACGGCTTCATGTCAGAAGTCGAGGGAGCTGATGTTCCCCAGAATGGCGCCCCTCTGAACTCAAACGGTGCTATCTATGGAAACTAG
- the LOC120687430 gene encoding phosphatidylinositol transfer protein 3-like → MDCQQAATNGGHHDDGDAAEWKQVAELRAVTEAQDPACKDEDDYMLRRFLRARDHHIGKASAMLLKYLKWKPTAKPHGCISESEVAHELSQGKLYLQGHDRQGRPMIYGFGARHHPSNRDLDEFKRFVVHVLDATVARLPPGAGQEKFAAVADLKGWGYSNCDIRAYLAALEIMQNYYPERLGRVFLIHVPYVFMAAWKIVYPFIDDNTKKKFVFVADKDLHRTLREAIDDAQLPEMYGGKLKLASPSN, encoded by the exons ATGGACTGCCAGCAAGCTGCGACCAACGGCGGCCaccacgacgacggcgacgccgccgagTGGAAGCAGGTCGCCGAGCTGAGGGCCGTCACCGAGGCGCAGGACCCTGCCTGCAAG GATGAGGACGACTACATGCTGCGGCGGTTCCTTCGCGCCCGCGACCACCACATCGGCAAGGCGTCGGCGATGCTGCTCAAGTACCTCAAGTGGAAGCCGACGGCCAAGCCCCACGGCTGCATCTCCGAGTCGGAGGTGGCGCACGAGCTCTCCCAGGGGAAGCTGTACCTGCAGGGCCACGACCGGCAGGGGCGGCCCATGATCTACGGCTTCGGCGCCCGGCACCACCCGTCCAACCGCGACCTCGACGAGTTCAAGCGCTTCGTCGTCCACGTGCTGGACGCCACCGTCGCCAGGCTGCCCCCCGGGGCCGGGCAGGAGAagttcgccgccgtcgccgacctcAAGGGCTGGggctactccaactgcgacatCCGGGCCTACCTCGCCGCGCTGGAGATCATGCAGAACTACTACCCGGAGCGCCTCGGCCGGGTGTTCCTCATCCACGTGCCCTACGTCTTCATGGCGGCCTGGAAGATCGTCTACCCCTTCATCGACGACAACACCAAGAAGAAGTTCGTCTTCGTCGCCGACAAGGACCTCCACAGGACGCTCCGGGAGGCCATCGACGACGCGCAGCTGCCGGAGATGTACGGCGGAAAGCTCAAGCTCGCCTCGCCAAGTAATTAA